A stretch of DNA from Micromonospora sp. NBC_01813:
TCAGGGCGTGTTCGGTATCGCGATCGGTGGGGCGTTCAAGGAGATCCAGGGTTCGTTGTCGCAGTTGCCGGCGGAGCCCGCCGTGGTGACCGAGCCTGACGCGTCGCCGGTGGTCGCCGGTGACGAGTTGGCGGCGCGCCGGGCCCGCCGGCGGGCCGGCTGACGGCACCCGACCGGTCGTCGACCGCCCCTGCACGCTGGTGATCGACGTCACCGGCGCAGCCGGGCCGCGCAGCCGGTAGCGTAGGGGACGCCACGTATCCGTGTGGGAGAGACCGCCTGTTGTTCGTAGGCGGCGCCGAAGGGGCAATTCCTCCCCGGAACCTCTCAGGCAGAAGGACCACACGGGTTGGCGACTCTGGAGGCGGCGGTGCCGACAGAGGGGGAGGTTGCCTGCCGACCTCACCCCGGGAGCCGCCTGGTGGATACTTCTGTTTCTGCGTTTGCCGATGCCACGTTCGCCGACCGTCACATCGGTGCTGATCCGGCCGCGCAGCGGCGGATGCTCGAGGTGGTCGGCTACGCCAGCGTCGACGATCTGATGGACGCGGCGATCCCTGAGGTCATCCGGTTGCGGGACCGGTTGGATCTGCCGGCACCGGCCAGTGAGCCGCAGGTGACGGCGGCGTTGCGCCGGTTGGCGCAGCGCAATGTGGCCGCGGTGTCGATGATCGGCCTGGGTTATCACGGCACGCACACGCCGGCGGTGATCCGCCGCAACGTGCTGGAGAACCCGGCCTGGTACACGGCGTACACGCCGTACCAGCCGGAGATCAGCCAGGGCCGGCTGGAGGCGTTGCTGACGTTCCAGACGATGGTGTCGGACCTGACCGGGCTGGCCACGGCGAACGCGTCGATGTTGGATGAGGCGACGGCCGCGGCGGAGGCGATGACGTTGGCGCGGCGGGCGTCGAAGTCGGGCAGTGACGTGTACGTGGTGGACGCCGACGCGTTGCCGCAGACGGTCGCGGTGCTGCGGACCCGGGCGCAGCCGCTCGGTATCGAGGTGCGGGTGTGTGACGTCACCGAGGACCTACCGGCGGAGTTCTTCGGGGCGCACCTGCAGTTCCCGGGCGCGTCGGGGCGGCTGCGTGACGACACGGCGGTGGTGGCGGCGGCGCATGCGGTCGGCGCGGTGGTGACGGTGGCCGCTGACCTGTTGGCGTTGACGGTGCTGCGGGCGCCGGGTGCGATCGGCGCCGACGTGGCGGTCGGGACGACGCAGCGGTTCGGGGTGCCGATGGGCTTCGGTGGGCCGCACGCGGGTTACCTGGCGGTGCGGGCAGGGTTGGAGCGGATGCTGCCGGGCCGGTTGGTCGGGGTGTCACGGGACACGGCCGGGGACCGCGCGTACCGGTTGGCGTTGCAGACCCGGGAGCAGCACATCCGCCGGGAGAAGGCGACCAGCAACATCTGCACCGCGCAGGTGCTGTTGGCGGTGATGGCTGCCATGTACGCGGTGTACCACGGACCGCAGGGGCTGCGGGCGATCGCGCAGCGGACGCACGCGGCGGCGGCCAGGTTGCGGGCCGGGCTCGCCGCCGGCGGGGTACGGGTGGCCGACGGGCCGTTGTTCGACACGGTGACGGCGACGGTTCCCGGTGCCGCCGGGCAGGTGGTGGCCGACGCGGCCCGCCGCGGTGTCAACCTGCGGTTGGTGGACGCCGACACAGTCGCGGTGGCGTGTGACGAGACGACGACGGGGGAGCACCTGGCGGCGGTGTGGGCGGCGTTCGGGGTGGCGGCGTTCACCGGTGACGTGCCGCAGGTGATTGCGGCCAGCTGGTGGCGTACCGATGAGATCCTGAGCCACGAGGTTTTCCACTCCTACCGCAGTGAGACGGCGATGCTGCGGTATCTGCGTCGGCTCGCCGACTCCGACTACGCGTTGGACCGCGGCATGATCCCGTTGGGGTCGTGCACGATGAAGTTGAACGCGGCGGTGCAGATGGAGCCGGTCAGCTGGCCGGAGTTCGCCGATGTGCATCCGTTGGCGCCGGCCGCGCAGACCGCCGGCTACCGGGAGCTGATCGGGCAGTTGGAAGGCTGGCTGGCGGAGGTGACGGGCTACGACGCGGTCAGTGTGCAGCCCAACGCGGGTTCGCAGGGCGAGTTGGCGGGGTTGCTGGCGATCCGGGGTTTCCACCGGTCACGTGGGCAGACCGGCCGGGACGTGTGTCTGATTCCGTCGTCGGCCCACGGCACGAACGCGGCGAGCGCGGTGATGGCCGGGATGCGGGTGGTGGTGGTCGGCTGCGACGCTGACGGCAACGTCGACGTGGCCGACGCGCAGCGGCTGATCGACGTGCACCGCGACGCCCTCGCGGCGATGATGGTGACGTATCCGTCGACGCATGGGGTGTATGAGGACGGCATCGCGGATCTGTGTGCCCGGGTGCACGACGCCGGCGGTCAGGTGTACGTCGACGGGGCGAACCTGAACGCGTTGCTCGGCTATGCCCGGCCTGGTCGTTTCGGTGCCGACGTGTCACATCTGAACCTGCACAAGACGTTCTGCATTCCGCATGGTGGTGGCGGCCCCGGAGTGGGGCCGGTGGCGGTGCGGGAGCATCTGGCGCCGTTCCTGCCGGCGGACCCGGTGGCCGGCGGCGACGGTCCGGTGATCTCGGCGGCCCGGTACGGGTCGGCGGGTATTCTGCCGATCCCGTGGGCGTATCTGCGGTTGATGGGTGCCGACGGGCTGGTGCGGGCGACCGGTGCGGCGGTGTTGGCGGCCAACTACGTGGCCGCCCGGCTGCGGCCGTTCTATCCGGTGCTGTACTCCGGCAACAAGGGTTTGGTGGCGCACGAGTGCGTGCTGGACCTGCGGCCGTTGACCAGGGCGACCGGGGTGACGGTGGAGGATGTGGCGAAGCGGCTGATCGACTACGGGTTCCACGCGCCGACGATGTCGTTTCCGGTGTCGGGGACGTTGATGGTGGAGCCTACCGAGAGTGAGGACCTGGCGGAACTCGACCGGTTCTGCGCCGCGATGATCGCGATCCGGGAGGAGGTCGACCAGGTGGCGCGGGGCGTGTGGCCAGTGGCGGACAGCCCGCTGCGGCAGGCGCCGCACACGGCGGCGCTGGTCACCGGGGACGAGTGGTCGTTGCCGTATCCGCGTTCGGTGGCGGCGTTTCCGGCGGGTCGGCCGGCTGGTGGCAAGTACTGGCCGCCGGTACGTCGGGTCGACAGCGCGTACGGGGACCGGAATCTGGTGTGCGCCTGCCCGCCGGTGGAGGAGTACGCCGACTGATCGGGCGTGGGGCCGGCGGGCGCGTCGGGGCACCGGGCGGCTTCGTCGCCGGCCGGTGCCGGAACAGGGAGGGGTCGGCTCGACGGTGAGCCTGCGGGCCGCAGGTGTCGGGTCAGGCAGCGAGGGCGTGCCGGGCCGGGCCGCGGTGCGGGGCGATGCTGCTGCCGTCGGGGAGCAGCTCGCCGGTGTCTTCGAAGACGATGACTCCGTTGCAGAGCAGGCTCCAGCCCTGCTCTGGGAAGCAGGCGATCACGCGGGCCGCTTCCCGGTCGGTGGCGTCAGCCGTCGGACAGTGTGGTTGGTGCTGGCACATCGGGATCTCCGGACTGTGGGGGTGCTGTGTCATGGTTCACATGACCAGTGATGAACGTTACCAAGCCGAACGACACCCTTCCGAGCAGGTAACGGCTTTCGGACCGAAGAATCCCCCCTTCGGCCGAGGCAGATCCAACCGGTCGGTGTGGAAACGCTCCCATGAGTCTACGGCCAGCGCACCACCACCGACCCGCCACCGCGACCACCGACCACCGCCAGTAACCTGACCGCCATGACCATGCGTCCGATCCGGATCATCGGCGACGCCGTACTACGCACCCCCGCCGAACCGGTCACCGACTTCGACCGCACCCTGCGGGACCTGGTCACCGACCTGATGGACACCCTGCTCGGCGCACCCGGCCGCGCCGGCGTCGCCGCCCCCCAGATCGGCGTGAGCGCCCGCGTGTTCGTCTACGACGCCGACGACCACCGCGGCCACATCGTCAACCCCACCCTGCACCTGCACGGCGACGACACCGACACCGACGACGAAGGCTGCCTGTCCATCCCCGGCCTGTACTTCCCGACCCGGCGCGCCCGACACGCCACCGTCGACGGCGTCGACCAGCACGGCGAACCGGTCACCATCACCGGCACCGGTTTCCTCGCCCGCGCCCTGCAACACGAAACCGACCACCTCGACGGCCGCCTCTACGTCGACACCCTCCGCGGCGACCCCCGCCGCCAGGCACTACGCGAGATCCGCGCCGCCCACTGGACCCGCCGCTGAACGAACCACCCTCACACCACCACCATCCGTGGATACGGATGCCGCAGAAAATCGTGGTGCGAGATGTCCCACCCGTACGCCCCCGCCCGGCCGAACACCACCACGTCACCAGCCCGCAACCGGTCCACCACCTGCCCCCGGCACAGCACGTCACGCGGCGTACACAACTCACCCACCACATCCACCGCCGCCGCCCGCACCTGCGGCCGCGCGAACGGATACGGCCACCCCGACACCGGCAACACCACGAACGGATGGTCGTAACCCCACGCCGCCGGCAACCGGAAATGATGCGTCCCGCCCCGCAGCACCGCGAACCACCGGCCCTGCGTGCGCTTCACATCCACCACCTGCGCCGCGTACCAGCCCGCGTCCGCCACCAGCAACCGCCCCGGCTCGAACACCAGCCGCACCCCCGGGGGCACCACCAACCCGGCCAGGCCCGCCCGCAGCACCGCCAAGTCGAACCGCCTCCCACCGGCGTAGTCCACCCCGAACCCGCCACCCACGTTCACGTACTCCACCGCCACCCCGAACCGCCCACCGGCCGCCACCGCCCACGCCAGCGCATCGACCACGAACCGCGCGTGCGCCGCCGCGTCCAGATTGTTCGACACCGCGTGCAGGCTGAACCCCACCAGCCGCACCCCCGGCAACCCCGCCGCCACCGCCACCACCTCACCCAACCGCGCCTCGTCCACCCCGAACTGCGTCGCCACCCCCGCCATCGCGTGACTACCCGCCAACCCACCCGCCGGCCGGTTCACCCGCACCGCCGCCTCCACCCGCACCCCCGCCGCCCGCGCCACCAGATCCAACCGCCGCAACTCCAACACACTCTCCACGTTCACCAACGCACCCGCCGCCACCGCCGCCGCCAACTGCCCATCGGTCTTCGCCGGCCCACCGAACACCACCTGCCCGGCACCCGCCGCCACCGCCGCCGCCAACTCACCCCCCGACGCCACCTCCACCCCGTCCACCACCCGCGCCAACTCCGCCACCACATCCGGATGCCCGTTGGCCTTCATCGCGTACAACAACACCGCACCCGGCGGCAACGCCGCCCGCACCGCCCCCGCCACCTCCCGCAACACCACCCGGTCGTACACGTACGCACACACCGGGGCGTCCCCGCCCACCAGCCCCGCCACCGCAGCCGCCACCCGCGGCGGCACCCCGACCGCCATCACCGCACCCCAACCGGCGGCCCGCCGACGAACCCGCCCGCACCCAGCGGATTACGCACCGGCACATACACATCACCCGCGCCCGTCAACCTCATCCGCACCAACGCCTTGTGCGCCACCATCGGCGCCGTCCACGCCGCATGATCCGCCGCCACCGCACCGGCACAACCCGGCACCCCCCGCAGACCCTCATACGTCTCATCCACCACCGCCCGCACCACCCGCCACGCCGCCGCCTCATCCACCCCGTGCGACGACACCAACCCCAACACCACCTCACCCAGATGCGCCTGCAACGCCGTATACCCCAACTTCGCCCGCATCACCGCCGCATCATCGGTGCCCACCACCGAACCCTGCGCCAACCCCACCGACACCCCCGCCGCCGCCAACCGCGGCACCAACACCCGCAACCCCGCGAAATCCCGCACCACCAGCCGGAACGGCAACCCATCGCGGAACGTCGGCAGGCAGTTCTGCAGATGCGCCTCCAACGCCACCCCGAACCGCGTCGCCAACCGCAGCAACGGCGGCAACACCACCCGCGCGTACGCGTCCACGAACCCCAACGCCGCCGCCGACCCGTCGGCCACACCCCGAGCCCGCGCGAAATCCGCCACCCGGCCCGCCAACTCCCGCCCCGTCACCAACGCCACCCCCGGCACCGCCACCTCACCGGCCACCAACCGTCCCGCCAAACCGTCCCGCACGATCACCGACATGTCCCGCCCCGACCCCACCGTCACCGCCGCCCCGGCCACCTCCGGCAACAACACCAACCGCGTCGCCGCCACCTCGTCACCGGCCACCAACGACGCCAACACCCGCGACAACACCGGGCCGTTACGGGTACTCGCCACCGAAATCGTCCGCCGCGTCGACGTCACCTGAATATCCACCGACACCTTCAGATACCGCCGCCGCCCATCCGCCCCCGGCGGCAACAACACCGTGCGGACCGCCGCCGTCGGCACCGCCGGCACCACCCCTGGCAGCAACCGCACCACCCCCGCATCGATCAGATCCGCGTACCGCCGAGCCACCACCTCCCGCTGCCACACATGCACCGGCTGCACCACCCACCCCGGCCCCACCACCGGAACCTGCGGATACCACCGCCCCAACTCCGCCGCCACATCGTCACCGACATGCACATCCCGGCGCACCGCCACGAACCCCACCCCGGTCGCCGGCGACTCCACGTCATGCGCCAACACATCCGCCACCGACCACCCCAACCGGGTACGCCCACACGGATGCAGATTGTGACCCGTCACCGCCCGCCGCTCCGCGACCACCGCCCACCCGTCCGGTCCATCCGCCACCACCGGGGGCCCCGGCCGCGCCACCGCCACCGCCAGATTCACCACCGCGTCGGCCAGCTCACCCGCCAACGCCCACCCCCGCCGGTCGCGCAGCAGCCCCGCCGCGAGCACCGCCAACGGATCGTCGACAGCACCCTCATCCACCACGAACCGGTCGAACCCGTGCCACCTGCCCCGGCCCCGCCACGACGACCGCGCCCCCGCCACATCCTCCCGACACAACGCGTCCACCAACCGCACCGCCACCACCCGCGCCGCCCACGGCACCGCCGCCCGGAACCCCGCCACCAACTCCGGCGCCACCCGCCCCAACTCCGCCGCCGCCACCGCCACCGCGTCAGCCAACCCCACCGTCCCCCGCGCACACCCGCACGAACGACCAGCAGCCGCCACCACCCCCAACCCGGTCATCCCAAACCCGCCATCGGGTTCGCCACCCACGCCCACCGCGGCACCAGCGGATCCGCCGACAACCGCATCGACAACGTCGCCTTCACCGGCCACACCTGACCGAACACCGCCGCCGCCACCTCACCACGCACCACCACCGGCAACCCCGCCACCACCTCCCGCGCCACCTGCGCCACCCGCGACCACAACCGCTCCGGCTCCACCCCGAACTCCCGCGCCAACACCGCCAACGGCTCACCCAACGCCGTCCCCACCGATGCCAACGCCGTCACCGCCACCTCCGCCGAATCCCCAACCGCCACATCACCATGCACCGGCGGCACCACCACCCCCGCCGCCGCCAACCGATCCACATCCAACCGCACACCCCCCACGTCCCGATACCACATCCCCACCAACCGCACCCCCCGCCACACCAACACCACGTTCTGCCCATGCGCCTCCAACCCCACACCCAACCCCAACGCCCCCAGCACCGGCCCCAACAACACCCGCGCCAACTCACCCGCGAACACCACCGGATCACCGCCGTAACCCGCCCGCACCAACCCCGCCACCACCGACGGCCCACCCGGCACCCCCACCGGCGCCGCCAACGCCGCCACCGGCATCACCTGCACCCCCGCCGCCACCCGCGGCACCCGACGACGCACCACCGCCAACGACCGACACGGCACCCCGTCCACCACCACCGCACCCGCCGCCACCTCACGCAACACCCGCAACCCCGGCAGCCGCCGGGCCAACCCCACCAGCAGACCCGTCACCACCGGACCGTTGCGCACCGCCGCCGCCGACACCGTCCGCACCGCACTGGTCATCTGCACATCAACCGCCGTCTTCCACTGCCACGACCCATCCGCCACCGGCACCACCGTCCGCAACGACAACAACGGCCGCGCCCGCACCACCCGACCAGTGCGCCGCAACCACCCGTACGACCCCAACACGTGCTCCCGCTGCCACGGATGCACCGGCAACACCGGCGGCAACCCCGCCCCCGAACTCACCCACCGACCCGCCGGCACCGCCACCAACTCCAACTCCACCACCGGCCCATGCTCCGGCCCATACCGCAACACCTCCAGCGTCGACATCCCCACCCGGGTCCGACACCCCGGATGCACCGGATGCCCATCCACCACCACCTGCTCCCACGCCACCGCCGACCGCACCAACCCGTCACCAGAACCGGACCCCCGCGCCACAGCCACCGCCCGCGCACCCCGCGCCAACGCCATGTTCGCCACACTGTTCGCCACCTCACCCGCCACCACACCACCACCGGCCAACCCCAACAACGACACCAACTCCGCCGGATCCGCCACCGCCCGCCCCGCCACCGACACCCGCAACCCCGAATCCACCCCGGCGAACAACTCCGCACCGTCCGCCGGCCCCCGAACCTGCCGGCCATCGGCCAGCACCAGCACCAACTCCCCGCCGACCACCCGCCGACCCACCACCTGCGGCACCGGCTCCCGACCCAACGCACCCCACAACCGGGCCAGCACCGCCGCCCGCGCCCCCGGCACCGCCGCGCTCACCGCCGGCACCAACTCCGGCCGCCACCGCCGCAACTGCGCCACCGTCGCCGACACGTCCGGACACCGCACCACCGACACCCCGCCTCCGCTGACCACACCAGCTCCCGACACCACCCCGGCAGGCACCGTCACCGCCCCCGGCGCCGACGCAGCCACACCCCCCACCAACCGACCGCCACGAACAGCAGCGACGAACAGCACAACGCCTTCACCACCATCCCGACACCCTTACACAACCCGCACCCCGTAGGGTGCTCCCGTGCGCATGGCCACCTTCAACGTGCTGCACGGGCGCTCACCGCGCGACGGCCGCGTCGACGCCGACCGGCTCACCACCGCGATCCGCCACCTCGACACCGACCTGCTCGCCCTGCAGGAAGTCGACCACGCCCAACCACGCTCCAACCACCTCGACCTCACCGCGCTCGCCGCCGCCGCACTCGACGCACCCACCCACCCACCGCTTCGCCGCCGCACTCGTCGGCACCCCCGGTGACACCTTCCGCGTCCCCCGCCACGACCACGACGGCCACCACGAACCCTGCTACGGCATCAGCCTGATCAGCCGGCACCCCGCCACGCACTGGCAGGTCAACCGGCTCGACCCGGCCCCCGTACGCTCACCCGTCATCGTCGCCGACCCCACCCCCCGGCTGCTGCTGCTCCGCGACGAACCCCGCGTCCTGCTCACCGCCGTCCTGGCCACCCCGCACGGCCCGGTCACCGCCGCCGCCACCCACCTGTCCTTCGTCCCCGGCTGGAACCTGCGTCAACTCCGGGCCGCCATCCGCATCCTGCGGACCCTCCCGCCACCGAGGCTGCTCCTCGGCGACCTGAACATGCCCGCCGGCCTCGCCGCCGCAGCCACCGGCTGGCGGCCGCTGGGCCGCCGCGCCACCTACCCGGCGCCCCGACCCCGCGTCCAGCTCGACCACATCCTGCTCGACCCGCGCGGCGCGACCGCGGCACTCGCCGCCGTCACCTCGGTCGACACCCCGACGCTCGACGTCTCCGACCACCGCCCCCTGGTCGTCACCGTCGCGGCGCGGACCCGGTGACCCCGTCGACGACCTGCTGCAACGACCGGTTCGACCGGTTGGCGCGGACCGCCGCCCGTTGCTGGTCGGCCGTCACCTCGATGTAGTTCTGGCTCGCCGCCAGGCTCGCGTGCCCCAGCAGCCGCATGATCTCGGCCGCGTGCGCCCCGTCCTCGGCCAGCCGGGTGGCGAACGTGTGACGCAACGCGTGCAGTTGAGCACCACGCGGCACCCGTTCGGTGACGCCGGCCCGCCGGAAACAGGCCCGTACCAGGTACTGCAGGCCACCGCGGCGCAGACCGTCGCCGCGCCGGTCGACCAGCAGGGTCGTGTCGGATCGCACCGACCGGTCGCCGAACCGTACCCGCCGGCTGTCGAGGTAGCCGTCGATCACGGCGTCCAGCGCCGGTTCGATCGGCACCGTCCGCAGCCGTCCGCCCTTGCCGGCCACCTCCAGACGCCGCTCACCATGACGACCGGCGATCGAACCGACCCGCAACTCGAGCATCTCGCCGAGTCGTAGTCCGGCGCACAACGCGAGCGCCACGACGGCGAGATCCCGCTCCGGCCAGGGGTCACGCTGGCGTTCGTCGCGACGGGCGGCGCCAGCGAGCACCAACTCGGGGGTCTGCTCGCCGCGTAGTGGCTTCGGCAGCGGCAGGGGAGCCCTGGGACGACCCACCGCAGGCATCGGGTTACCGGCGGCTGCACCCTCGGCGACCAGGAAGTTGAAGAACGAGTTCCAGGTCGACCAGGCCCGGTGCACCGAGGCGGGGGAGCGAGGCGAGGCGAAGCGCGCGAACGCCGCCCGCAGCTGCCGCTGCCCGATGGTGGACAGTGCGATCTCCGCCCAGGCGGGGGGAGTGGGGTCGATCGCGTCGCCGATCAGTCGCAGCACGGCGACGAGGTCCCGGCGGTACGCCTGCAGGGTGTGGGGGGAGGGTTTGCGGGTGGTCCGGTCGGCGAGGAAGCCTTCGACCGCCTCGCCAGCCAAAATAACTCCATTGTGGTGCATAAGGGATATTATGCACCACTTTTCGCGATTGGTGTAGGGGGTAGCCGGGCATCCGGGGTCGCGGATACAGATGGCTCGGGCGCAGGGGGGAAGTCGCAGCGATCCTTCGGCGCGACGCCCAACAGATCCGGTGACGACGCCGGGCACGGACCCAGCCCGCGTCGACGCGTCCGGCGTCGTCACCGGCCGGCGAATGACATCCGCGCCGCGTGGCACACCGGCGGACGGGGGCCGTCGGACCACGGCCCGCGCCATCGGCTGCCGAGGCCTCGTCGAGAGGTACCCCCGCCCTCACTAGTTGACATAATGTAAATTATCGAATCGCGTTCGGGATGGCCGGGGAGTCGTACCATCGACCTATGCGAACGTCCCGGGCACTGTCGGTCGCCGTCGCCGTCGCGCTGCTCGGTGGCTGCACGGCCCGCGCGAGCACGGCCGACTATCCCTGGTACGCCGACGCGGCCGCGCTCTACGCCGCCGCCGACCTGGTGATCATCGGCACGCCGGACGACGGCGAACGCCGCGACGTCGCACTGTCGGAGTCCGGCGAACGACTACCCCACCACGTGTACACCGTCACCGTCACCCGGGTGTTCAAAGGCGACAGTGCGCCGGGTGCGTCGGTACTGGTCAAACAGACGGTGGACGACGCCGCGGCTGATGACACCGGGCTGGCCGGCGACGAGCCGGCACTGATGTTCCTCGAGGTCTACGACGAGGTGCCGGCGTCGTTGCTCAGCCCGACCCAGGGCTGGTACCGGATCGACGCCGCCGGTGAGCCGGTGGCGGTAGCGGACAATCCGGTGCCGGTGACGCTGGCGCAGCTCGTCCGGCTCGCCGAGCGGCGTTGACCGCCGGCAAGGCCCGGGGTGCCGGTCACAGCCCGCCAGCGACGCGGATCACCGTACCGGTGGTGTAGGAGGCCTCGTCGCTGAGCAGCCAGGCGACGGCTCCGGCGATCTCCGGTGGTTGTCCGGCGCGGCGCAGCGGCACCACCGGCGCGACCCGGGCGGGCCGGTCCGGTTCGCCGGACAGGGCGTGGATGTCGGTCCAGACGGTGCCGGGGGCGACGCCGTTGACGCGGATGCCACGGGGGCCGAGTTCCTTGGCCAGACCGACGGTGAGCGTGTCGGTGGCGGCCTTGACGGCGGCGTAGTGGACGTACTCGCCGGGGCTGCCGAGGGTGGCCGCGGCGGACGACACGTTGACGATGGCGCCGCCGCTGGTCATCCGGCGGGCGGCCTGCTGGGCGCAGAGGATGTAGCCGACGAGGTTGACGTCGACGACGGTGCGCAGGTCCTCGAGGGTGAGGTCGACGAAGGGTCCGATCCGGCTGGTGACGCCGGCGTTGTTGACCAGGCCGGTGAGCGGGCCGAGTTCGGCGGCGGTGTCGAACAGGCTCGTCACCGTGTCGGGGTCGGTGGTGTCGACGGCGACGGTGACGGCGCGCCGGCCGAGCGCGTGCAGGTCGTCGCGGACGGCCTCGGCGGCGGCGGTGTCGCGGCGGTAGCCGATGACGATGTCGTGTCCGGCCTGGGCGAGGCGGCGGGCGGTGGCCGCCCCTATCCCCCGGCTACCGCCGGTGATCACGGTGACGGGTGCCATGCCTCGGTGCTCCTCCGCGTTGCCGTGGTTCGTGGTGGTGACGTTACCGGCGGCGGTGACGGGCAATAGAGAGGGCATGGCTGGTACGCGGGCGTTGGTGTTGGGCAGTGGCGGGGTGACCGGGGTGGCCTGGCAGATCGGGGTGTTGTGCGGGCTGGCGCGGGCCGGGGTCGACCTGGGCGACGCCGATCTGGTGGTGGGCACGTCGGCGGGGGCGGTGGTGGGTGCGCAGCTGCGTTCGGGGGCCGATCTGGCGCGGTTGTACGCGGGGCAGTTGGTGCCGGGTGAGCCGTCGGCGGACCGGATGGGGCCGGGGGCGGTGTCCCGGGTGTTGTTGGCGGCGGTGGGTAGCCGCGACGGCCGGCGGGCGCGGGCCCGGATCGGCCGGTATGCGGTGGCGGCCGCGGCCGGGTCGAGGGTGTCGCGGCGGCCGGTGTTCGAGGAGGCGTTGCCGGTGTGGTCGTGGCCGCAGCGGCCGTTGTGGGTGACGGGGGTGGACGCCGATTCGGGGGACTTCGTGGTGTTCGACGCGTCGTCGGGGGTTGATCTGGTGGATGCGGTGTCGGCGAGTTGCGCGGTGCCGGGGGTGTGGCCGCCGGTGGTGATCGGTGCTCGCCGGTTCGTCGACGGTGGGATGCGGTCGGCGGCGAACGTCGATCTGGCGGTGGGGTACGCGGCGGTGGTGGTGTTGGCGCCGATCGGTTGGGGTGTGGGGCATCTGC
This window harbors:
- a CDS encoding IucA/IucC family protein, encoding MAASAPGAVTVPAGVVSGAGVVSGGGVSVVRCPDVSATVAQLRRWRPELVPAVSAAVPGARAAVLARLWGALGREPVPQVVGRRVVGGELVLVLADGRQVRGPADGAELFAGVDSGLRVSVAGRAVADPAELVSLLGLAGGGVVAGEVANSVANMALARGARAVAVARGSGSGDGLVRSAVAWEQVVVDGHPVHPGCRTRVGMSTLEVLRYGPEHGPVVELELVAVPAGRWVSSGAGLPPVLPVHPWQREHVLGSYGWLRRTGRVVRARPLLSLRTVVPVADGSWQWKTAVDVQMTSAVRTVSAAAVRNGPVVTGLLVGLARRLPGLRVLREVAAGAVVVDGVPCRSLAVVRRRVPRVAAGVQVMPVAALAAPVGVPGGPSVVAGLVRAGYGGDPVVFAGELARVLLGPVLGALGLGVGLEAHGQNVVLVWRGVRLVGMWYRDVGGVRLDVDRLAAAGVVVPPVHGDVAVGDSAEVAVTALASVGTALGEPLAVLAREFGVEPERLWSRVAQVAREVVAGLPVVVRGEVAAAVFGQVWPVKATLSMRLSADPLVPRWAWVANPMAGLG
- a CDS encoding tyrosine-type recombinase/integrase, with the protein product MHHNGVILAGEAVEGFLADRTTRKPSPHTLQAYRRDLVAVLRLIGDAIDPTPPAWAEIALSTIGQRQLRAAFARFASPRSPASVHRAWSTWNSFFNFLVAEGAAAGNPMPAVGRPRAPLPLPKPLRGEQTPELVLAGAARRDERQRDPWPERDLAVVALALCAGLRLGEMLELRVGSIAGRHGERRLEVAGKGGRLRTVPIEPALDAVIDGYLDSRRVRFGDRSVRSDTTLLVDRRGDGLRRGGLQYLVRACFRRAGVTERVPRGAQLHALRHTFATRLAEDGAHAAEIMRLLGHASLAASQNYIEVTADQQRAAVRANRSNRSLQQVVDGVTGSAPRR
- a CDS encoding SDR family NAD(P)-dependent oxidoreductase — translated: MAPVTVITGGSRGIGAATARRLAQAGHDIVIGYRRDTAAAEAVRDDLHALGRRAVTVAVDTTDPDTVTSLFDTAAELGPLTGLVNNAGVTSRIGPFVDLTLEDLRTVVDVNLVGYILCAQQAARRMTSGGAIVNVSSAAATLGSPGEYVHYAAVKAATDTLTVGLAKELGPRGIRVNGVAPGTVWTDIHALSGEPDRPARVAPVVPLRRAGQPPEIAGAVAWLLSDEASYTTGTVIRVAGGL
- a CDS encoding patatin-like phospholipase family protein; translation: MAGTRALVLGSGGVTGVAWQIGVLCGLARAGVDLGDADLVVGTSAGAVVGAQLRSGADLARLYAGQLVPGEPSADRMGPGAVSRVLLAAVGSRDGRRARARIGRYAVAAAAGSRVSRRPVFEEALPVWSWPQRPLWVTGVDADSGDFVVFDASSGVDLVDAVSASCAVPGVWPPVVIGARRFVDGGMRSAANVDLAVGYAAVVVLAPIGWGVGHLPSVSRQAVALGSGVVVVSPDRAARRVIGRRLLDPARRVGAARAGRRQGLSVAGRVGRLWGGVG